The Candidatus Aminicenantes bacterium genome includes a region encoding these proteins:
- a CDS encoding ferritin family protein, which translates to MSYLLAVKEILGFAIYIEERGYEFYVEAMKKFSEPRATQLFQYLADEEFKHKTLFKKLQEQADDAAKGDAEADAEYQAYMKEFVKAHQLGDKEAIQAKLARISSLDEILDLAMGFEKDSIVFFSGLKEMLAKGRTAAVERVIHEEMDHLRKIFQMKRESVKK; encoded by the coding sequence ATGTCCTATTTGCTCGCGGTGAAGGAGATCCTGGGATTCGCGATCTACATTGAAGAAAGGGGCTATGAGTTTTACGTCGAGGCCATGAAAAAGTTCAGCGAGCCGAGGGCGACCCAGCTTTTCCAGTACCTGGCCGACGAGGAATTTAAGCACAAGACGCTTTTTAAGAAACTGCAGGAACAGGCCGACGATGCCGCAAAAGGGGACGCGGAAGCGGACGCAGAGTACCAGGCCTACATGAAAGAGTTCGTCAAGGCCCACCAGCTGGGCGACAAGGAGGCGATCCAGGCAAAACTGGCGCGGATCTCCAGCCTGGATGAAATCCTCGACCTGGCCATGGGCTTCGAGAAGGACTCGATCGTCTTCTTCTCCGGGCTGAAGGAGATGTTGGCCAAGGGGCGCACGGCGGCGGTGGAGAGGGTCATCCACGAAGAGATGGACCATTTGCGCAAGATCTTCCAGATGAAGCGGGAGTCGGTCAAAAAGTAA